The following are encoded together in the Tepidiforma bonchosmolovskayae genome:
- a CDS encoding DEAD/DEAH box helicase: MAKPPPSYPVPAVRPVPPAVVAERLVGDLVQKGSETWVRRLAEEPARFADWPEGLDPRLTAALAGRGIARPYAHQARAIAAALDGRNTVVVTPTASGKTLCYNVPVLDRVLKDRSARALYLFPTKALAQDQLDELHGLIGAVGAAIGTFTYDGDTPADARRAVRQAGHIVLTNPDMLHTAILPHHTKWVQLFESLEFVVIDELHTYRGVFGSHVANVIRRLRRICQFYGSDPTFILCSATIANPGELAERLIGDAVEVIDENGAPRGERIVVVHNPPVVNRELGIRQSSLKAARDIAAQLIRSGVQTIVFAPSRVRVELLLTYLREALREKPGDPERVAGYRGGYLPNERRAIERGLREGTVRGVVATNALELGIDIGGMGATVVTGYPGSLASLWQQFGRAGRARESSLAVLVASSNPLDQYVAHHPEFLFERGVEAAAIDPDNPYILASHLKCAAFELPFANGEQFGAHGEVMLDILAEEGVLQQANGRYYWMSEAYPAEEVSLRTASTDNFVIIEQGPKPRVIGECDRPSAPLLIHEDAIYIHRGQQYQVEHLDWDDKKAYVRAVAVDYYTDAQLAVELKVIAREREAAAAAGAWELGEVAVTFLATIFKKVKLHTHENVGWGQIAIPEENMHTASAWLTFDERATAGLGRDELALGLEGVAHVLRNLAPVFCLCDARDLGADAQVRSPSTGKPTVYLYDMVPGGIGLAERVFEARDRIVAACLEAVRGCGCENGCPSCVGPQAERNSPAKRSAAVLLERLAGHSG; this comes from the coding sequence ATGGCGAAGCCGCCGCCCAGCTACCCCGTCCCGGCCGTCCGGCCGGTCCCGCCTGCGGTCGTCGCGGAGCGGCTGGTGGGCGACCTCGTGCAGAAGGGGTCCGAGACGTGGGTCCGCCGGCTGGCGGAGGAGCCGGCCCGGTTCGCAGACTGGCCGGAAGGGCTCGATCCGCGGCTGACCGCGGCCCTGGCGGGGCGGGGCATCGCCCGGCCGTACGCCCACCAGGCGCGGGCCATCGCGGCAGCGCTCGATGGGCGGAACACGGTGGTGGTGACCCCCACCGCGAGCGGGAAAACCCTCTGCTACAACGTGCCGGTGCTCGACCGGGTGCTGAAGGACCGCTCGGCGCGGGCGCTCTACCTGTTCCCGACGAAGGCGCTGGCGCAGGACCAGCTGGACGAGCTGCATGGGCTGATCGGCGCGGTCGGGGCAGCGATCGGGACGTTCACGTACGACGGCGACACGCCGGCAGATGCGCGGCGGGCGGTGCGGCAGGCCGGCCATATCGTGCTGACGAACCCGGACATGCTGCACACGGCGATCCTGCCGCACCACACGAAGTGGGTGCAGCTGTTCGAAAGCCTCGAATTCGTGGTGATCGACGAGCTGCACACCTACCGCGGGGTCTTCGGGAGCCACGTGGCGAACGTCATCCGGCGGCTGCGGCGCATCTGCCAGTTCTACGGGAGCGACCCGACGTTCATCCTCTGCTCGGCGACGATTGCGAACCCGGGCGAGCTGGCGGAGCGGCTGATCGGCGACGCGGTGGAGGTTATCGACGAGAACGGAGCGCCGCGGGGCGAGCGCATCGTGGTGGTGCACAACCCGCCGGTGGTGAACCGGGAGCTGGGCATCCGGCAGTCGTCGCTCAAGGCAGCGCGGGATATCGCGGCGCAGCTCATCCGCTCGGGGGTGCAGACGATCGTGTTCGCGCCGAGCCGGGTGCGGGTCGAACTCCTGCTGACCTACCTCCGGGAGGCGCTGCGCGAGAAGCCGGGCGACCCCGAACGGGTCGCTGGTTACCGGGGCGGCTACCTGCCGAACGAGCGGCGCGCCATCGAGCGGGGGCTGCGGGAGGGGACCGTGCGCGGGGTGGTGGCAACGAATGCGCTCGAACTGGGCATCGATATCGGCGGGATGGGGGCAACCGTGGTGACCGGCTACCCGGGGTCGCTGGCGAGCCTGTGGCAGCAGTTCGGGCGGGCCGGGCGCGCGCGGGAGAGTTCGCTGGCGGTGCTGGTGGCCTCGTCGAACCCGCTGGACCAGTACGTGGCGCACCACCCGGAGTTCCTCTTCGAGCGCGGGGTGGAGGCGGCAGCGATCGATCCGGACAACCCGTACATCCTCGCGAGCCACCTGAAGTGCGCGGCCTTCGAGCTGCCGTTCGCGAACGGGGAGCAGTTCGGGGCGCACGGCGAGGTGATGCTCGACATCCTCGCTGAGGAGGGTGTGCTGCAGCAGGCGAACGGGCGGTACTACTGGATGTCGGAGGCGTACCCGGCGGAGGAGGTTTCGCTGCGGACGGCGAGCACGGACAACTTCGTCATCATCGAACAGGGGCCGAAGCCGCGGGTCATCGGCGAGTGCGACCGGCCGAGCGCGCCGCTGCTCATCCACGAGGATGCGATCTACATCCACCGGGGCCAGCAGTACCAGGTGGAGCACCTGGACTGGGACGACAAGAAGGCGTACGTGCGGGCGGTGGCGGTGGACTACTACACGGACGCGCAGCTGGCGGTGGAGCTGAAAGTGATTGCGCGGGAGCGAGAGGCAGCTGCCGCCGCGGGGGCCTGGGAGCTCGGCGAGGTGGCGGTGACGTTCCTTGCGACGATTTTCAAGAAGGTGAAGCTGCACACGCACGAGAACGTCGGCTGGGGGCAGATCGCCATCCCCGAGGAGAACATGCACACCGCGTCGGCGTGGCTGACCTTCGACGAGCGGGCGACGGCGGGCCTGGGGCGGGACGAGCTGGCGCTCGGGCTCGAAGGGGTCGCGCATGTGCTGCGGAACCTGGCGCCCGTGTTCTGCCTGTGCGATGCGCGGGACCTGGGGGCGGATGCGCAGGTGCGGTCGCCCTCGACGGGCAAGCCGACGGTGTACCTGTACGACATGGTCCCGGGCGGCATTGGGCTGGCGGAGCGGGTGTTCGAGGCGCGGGACCGGATCGTCGCCGCGTGCCTGGAGGCGGTGCGGGGGTGCGGGTGCGAGAACGGCTGCCCCTCGTGCGTGGGACCGCAGGCGGAACGGAACAGCCCGGCGAAACGCTCGGCAGCGGTGCTGCTGGAGCGCCTCGCCGGGCACAGCGGGTAG
- a CDS encoding group I truncated hemoglobin: MSESRSIIARGAQNRRAFLRSAGAVAVFGGAFLVVGCSDDDKKSMPTPVPTAPGQAKLYDRLGGKPAITAVVDAFVANVAADTRINKFFANTDIPTLKMHLVNQIGQATGGPEKYTGRDMKTAHAGMMITKAHFDALVEDLVKALDQFKVPEREKNELLGLLGPMEKDIVTA, from the coding sequence ATGTCCGAATCCCGTTCCATCATCGCTCGCGGTGCCCAGAACCGCCGCGCCTTCCTCCGCAGCGCGGGGGCCGTCGCCGTCTTCGGCGGCGCCTTCCTCGTCGTCGGCTGCAGCGACGACGACAAGAAATCCATGCCCACGCCGGTCCCCACTGCGCCCGGCCAGGCCAAGCTCTACGACCGCCTCGGCGGAAAACCGGCCATCACCGCCGTCGTCGATGCCTTCGTCGCCAACGTCGCCGCCGATACCCGCATCAACAAATTCTTCGCCAACACCGACATCCCCACCCTCAAGATGCACCTCGTCAACCAGATCGGCCAGGCCACCGGCGGCCCCGAAAAGTACACCGGCCGCGACATGAAGACCGCCCACGCCGGCATGATGATTACGAAGGCCCACTTCGACGCCCTCGTCGAAGACCTCGTGAAGGCCCTCGACCAGTTCAAAGTCCCGGAGCGGGAGAAGAACGAGCTCCTCGGCCTTCTCGGCCCGATGGAGAAGGACATCGTCACCGCCTGA